The DNA segment CATGACGGGGCAGCCGAGTTCCTGGCTGAGCGCCTCCCGCACGGGGAAGCCGTCCCAGCCCGGCATGATCGGCGGGGCGACCGGCACCCCCTCCGGGAAGCGGACGGGGCCCGGTACACCGATGCCGGCGCCGTCGAACCCCTCCACGAGCCCAAAGGAGCGGAGCTTGGCCGCCATGGCGAGGACGTGCTCGAAGACCGCGACCGGGCCCTCGCGTACGTCCATGGGCTGGTTGAGGTGGCCCAGCACTTCGAGCTCGGCGTTGGTGACGGCCACGTCGACCGAGGTCGCGCCGATGTCGATGCCGAGGAAGCGCAGGTTCGGGGAGAGCCGCAGATTGTGGGAGCGGCGCCCGCCGCGCGAGGCGGCGAGCCCGTCGGCCACGATGAGCCCGGTCTGCAGGAGCCGGTCCACCTCCACGGCCAGCTTGGACCGGGACAGTTCGATCTGATCGCCCAGCTGCGCGCGGGAGTTGGGGCCCTCGTCGCGCAGCATCCGGAGCAGCCGGGCCTGGTGGGCGTTGGCGGGGCGTGCCGTCATGCGTCTCACGAGTCCCTCCCCGCCTCGGTACCGGCCGTCCGTCGCGTTCTTTCGGGGGGAACGTAGCAGCGGCTGCCGGGGCTGGGAAGAAGTAGCGCGGGAATTCGTGCTCACTTTCTCCACTCACAGGACAAAGGTCGGGGGCGTCAGTGGGCGTGGTGCGCGGCGGTGTGGTGCCCGGTGTGGCCCGGTACGGTGCCGTCGGGTTTCGCCACCAGGAACAGGCCGGCCATCCCCATGTCGGAGTGGCTCTGGACATGGCAGTGGTACATCCAGGCGCCCGCGCCGACGTGTTCGCCCGCGATCACCTGGAAGCCGAAGGAGTCGGCGGGCCCGGTGATCTTGTTGTCCACGATCCGGCTGGGGTCGTCGGGGCCGGTCAGCAGCCCGGTGCGGTTGTCGGCCCAGCGGTGACCGTGCATGTGGAAGGTGTGGTAGTACTCGCCGTGCGTGATCATGACGATCTCGACGCGGTCCCCCACCGTGGCCTCGAAGTTGGGGGTCTCCCCCGCCGTCCTGTTGTTGATCGTCATGTCGTTGAAGACGATCGTGAACTGCTTGTCCGGCAGGAGATCGCCCTTCCGGCGCACGACGACCGGGCCGTACAGGCCCTTGCGGATGCCGCCGGTGCCGTGGTCGGTGCCCACGACGTGGTCGTGGTAGTGCCAGTAACCGGCGCTGCCCGCCTGCCAGGTGCCGTCCTTGCGGCGGCCGGGGGCGTGGGTGCGCCAGGTGTACGTGCGGGTGCCGCCCGGCTCGACATGGCTGCCCGTCATCCGGGTGCCGTCGTTGGCGATGTCGTAGTCGACGCCGTGGACGTGGAGGCTGGCGTCGGCGTCGGTGAGGTTCTCGAACTCGATGTGCAGGGTGTCGCCCTCGACCAGCTCGATCAGCGGGCCCGGCACGGTGGCCTTCCCCTTCTCCAGGCCGTAGCCGAGCTGTCCGCCGGGCAGTTTCTCGGCGTACAGCTTGAGGTGGCGCACCTGGCCGCCGGCCGGGGCGGTGGGCGGGGAGGGGTCCGCCGCCGAGGGGGCGGAGGCCAGCGACAACGTTGCCGTACCGGTGGCGGCGACCACACCGCCGGCCAGCAGCCGTCGCCCGAAAGTCCTTCTGTCCAGAGCCATTCCGGTCTCTCCAGTCCTGTGCGGAGTGCTGTGAGGAGACGGGCGGGGGCGGGCCCCCGGGGACGGCCACGGTAGAGGCGCGCCAGTCGTTTATCCACACCCAGGACAAAGTTGGAGAGATTCCGTCCATAGCTATTGGCGGACCGGCGAAAGGCGTCTAGCTTCTGGCGCTGTTGCTGAGACCACGGAGGGTGGGTGACCCATGCAGAGCGCACCACATCACCGGTCGAGATCCCGGCGGGCAGCGGCGGCGGCCCTGGCGGCCGGAGCCCTGGCGGCATCCCTGCTGAGCGGCGGAGGCGCCGCCACGGCCAGTCCGTTCCCGGAGCCGAGGGCGTCGGCGCTACCGTCGCCGCCGGGCGGCAGACACGTCAAAGTGCTCGTCTTCCACGCCTCGGCCACCGAGGAGTCACCGACCGTCGACGCCGGAATCGAGGCCGTCGAGTCCATCGGTCTGACCGGGCCCCAGGATCAGCGCTTCAAGACCGTGGCGACGGACGACGCCTCGGTCTTCACCGACGACAAGCGGCTGGGCACCTTCAACGCCGTGGTCTTCCTGACCGGCGGCGGGGACGTCCTCGACCCCGAGCAGGAGGCGGGGCTCGAGGCGTATCTCAAGGCCGGCGGCGGCTTCCTCGGCATCCATGACGCGGCCCGGACGGAGCCGTACTCCGACTGGTTCACCGGGCTGATCGGCGCCCGGCCCGCGAAGACGAGTCCCACCACCGTGCAGCGTGCCACCGTGGAGATCCCGGACCGGGGCCACCCGGCCACGAAGAGCCTGCCGCTGGAGTGGAAGCGGCCCGACAAGTGGTTCAACTGGGCGAGCAACCCGACCGGCACGGTGCACACCGTGGCCAAGGTCCGGGAGAGCAGCTACCGGCCGGGCGCCGGCGCCAACGGGGTGGACCACCCGGTGTCCTGGTGCCGGGACTACTCCGGCGGCCGGTCCTTCTACACCGGCATGGGCGGCACGGTGGAGTCGTTCGCGGAGACCGACTTCCGCGACCATCTGCGGGGCGCGCTGCAGTGGACCACCCGGCTCTCGCGCGCCGACTGCAAGGCGACCATCGACGCCAACTACTCGGCGGTGCGCGTCACTCGGCCCAACCACCCCGGTCAGCAGGACCAGATCGGCGAGCCGCACGGCCTGGTCGTGGCGCCCGACGGACGGGTGCTGTACATCGGCCGGGGCGGCGGCACCAACGAGGCTCCGGTCGTCACCGACTGGAACGACCCCGACATCGGCAAGGGCCTCGGCCAGATCCACGTCTACGACCCCGCCACGAAGAAGGTCACGCTCGCGGGTGCCCTCACCGTCTTCGGCAACAAGGGCGGCGGCGACGAACTGGTCAAGGTCGAGGAGGGGTTGCTCGGTATCGAGCTGGACCCGGCCTTCGAGTCCAACGGCTGGGTGTATCTGCACTACACCCCGCACTCCGGGCTCGACCGCGACAAGCAGGTGGCCGAACGCCGTGTCTCCCGCTTCATGTTGGACCGCGCCACCAACAAGCTCGACCTCACCTCGGAGAAGGTGCTCCTCAAGTGGCCCGTACAGGTGCACAGTTGCTGTCACGCGGGCGGTGGGATGGCCTGGGACTCCAAGGGCAACCTCTACATCGCGACCGGTGACAACAACTCCTCGGGTTTCAGCGACGGTTACTCCGGCAACAACCCGCAGCCCAGCTACAAGGGCCTCTCCTTCGCCGACGCCCGCCGCACCGCCGGCAACACCCACAACCTCAACGGCAAGATCCTGCGCATCCACCCGGAGCCGGACGGCACGTACACCCTGCCCGAGGGCAACCTCTTCACCGGCAAGGAGCAGGACGAGGGCGGCGGCAAGACGCGTGGCGAGATCTATGTGATGGGCGTACGGAACCCGGCGCGGATCTCCGTCGACAAGAAGACCGACATCCTCTACGCGGGCTGGGTCGGCCCGGACGCGGGCGCGCCGAGCACCACCTGGGGGCCGGCGAAGTACGACACGTTCGCCGCGATCACCAAGGCGGGCAACCACGGCTGGCCGTTCTGCATGGGCAACAAGCAGCCCTACCGCGACCGCAACCTGCCGGACCCGACCAAGCCGCTGGGCTGGTACGACTGCGACGCCCCGAAGAACGAGTCGCCGAACAACGACGGCCTGGTGAACCTGCCGCCCGTCACCGGCAACACCATCTGGTACTCCCCGCAGGGCGGCGCCCCGGACTTCCCGCGCAACGCGGCCGGTGTGCCCAGCTACAAGAACGAGGAGGCCACCTACCTGCTGCCGTGGCTGAAGGGCGGCGGACAGGCCACCATGGACGGCCCGGTCTACCGCTACGACGCGGCGAAGGCGGGTGCCGGAGCGTGGCCGGAGTACTGGGACGGCAAGTGGTTCGTCGGTGACTTCTACGACGCCGACAACCCGCGCCACGCGGTGCTCACCGACCCCAAGACGGTCGGCAAGGGCGGCCTGCCGGTCACGGCGGAGTCGCTGAAGAAGATCATCCCGGTCGGGCAGGGCGGTATCCGCAACCTGATGGACTGGAAGTTCGCGCCGGACGGCTCGCTCTACGTCCTCGACTACGGCCGCGGCTTCTTCACCTCCGACTCCCAGTCCGCGCTGTGGCGCGTGACGTACACCGGCGGCGCGGCCACGCCCGCCGCGAAGGATCTGGCCAGGAAGGCGGCACAGTGAGACATCGACCTCTCCGCCTGTACACCGCGCTGCTGGGCGCGCTGCTGCTGATGCTGGGGCTCACCTCGACGGCCGCGTACGGACGGGACGGCGACCGCGCGGCGGCGGCCCAGACGCTGACGTGGACGGCGAGTTCCCGCACCGACCAGTACGCGAGCTTCCCCAAGACGGCGGTGGCCGGCGCGGCGACCCTCGTCTTCGAGAACAGCACCGCGACCGGCAACGACATCGGTATGCCGCACACGCTGACCTTCGACGTGTCGGACCCCGAGTACAACCACGACGTACCGGTGAACATCCTGGCCAACCCCGGTGACGACAGCGGCGGCAAGCACACCGTCGAGGTCACCCTGACGCCCGGCCGCTACCGCTACTTCTGCAGCATCCCCGGCCACAGCCAGATGCAGGGCATCCTTACGGTGACCGAGCCCGGCGGCGAGGACACCACCGCGCCGACGGCCTCGGCGAAGGTCGAGGGCCAGCAGAACGCCGACGGCGCCTACGTCGGCTCGGCCAAGGTCACGGTGTCGGCCTCGGACGACGCCTCCGGGGTGAAGTCGGTCGAGTACGCGGCCGGCGCGGACGGTCCCTGGCAGGCGTACACCGCGCCGGTGGTCGTCGACCGGGTCGGCTCGCACACCCTGCGCTACCGCGCCACCGACCAGGCGGGCAACGTGGCCGCCGAGAAGTCCGTGACCTTCAGCGTGGTCGCCCCGCCGACGGACGACACCACCGCGCCGGAGACATCCGCGACGGTGAGCGGCGAGAAGGACGCCGACGGCAACTACCTGACGATGGCCACGGTGACCGTGACCGCCTCGGACACCGGGTCGGGCGTCAACACCATCGAGTACGCGCTCGGGGCGGACGGCGCCTGGCAGGCGTACACCGCGCCGGTGATGGTGCACGCGGTCGGCTCGCACACCGTGCGCTACCGGGCGACCGACAAGGCGGGGAACGCGGCGGCCGAGAAGTCCGTGGCCTTCGAGGTCGTGGCACCGCCCGCCGAGGACACGACCGCGCCGGAGACCTCGGCGACCCTCAGTGGCACCCGGAACTCGAACGGGGCCTACGTCACCAGCGCCAAGGTCACCGTCAACGCCTCGGACTCCGCGTCCGGGGTGGCCCGGGTCGAGTACTCCCTCGACGGGGGCCCGTATCTGGCGTACTCGGCGCCCGTGGTCGTGGACCGGCTCGGCTTCCACACGGTGGCGTACCGGGCGACGGACAAGGCGGGGAACACCTCCGCCGCCAAGAGCGTCACCTTCACCGTCGCGCAGGGCGGTGGCGTGCCGGCGCCGAACTGTCCCGAGTACGACGAGCGGCTGACCGTCATCGTCGGCACCGTCGACACCGGTGTGCCGAACCGGCTGACCCGCGGCCGGTGCACGATCAACGAGCTGATCGAGGACGAGAAGGACTGGTCGTCGCAGGCGCTGTTCCTCAAGCACGTCGACGGTGTGCTCGACCGGCTCCTGGCGGACGGCGTCATCGACCAGCGCGAGTTCAAGAAGATCACCAAGGCGGCCAAGCAGTCGAAGATCGGCAAGCCCGGCCAGACGCAGGGCTACCGTGACCTGTTCGACGGCACCCAGGCGTCCCTGGCGAAGTGGGAGCAGGTCGGCGGCGGCCAGTTCGCCCTGACCGGCGACGGCGCGATCACCAGCAGTACGACCGTGCCGGGCATGGGCATGCTGTGGTTCCCGGAGCGCAAGTACGGCGACTTCTCGCTCAAGCTCCGCTTCCGCGACGACGCTCCGGGTACGGGCAACGCCAACGGCGGGGTCTTCGTCCGGTTCCCCAACGTCCACAACCACCCCGAGGAGTCCCGGCCCGAGTGGGTCGCCATCAACTACGGGCACGAGATCCAGATCCTCGACAGCCCGACCGGCGACATGTACAAGACGGGCTCGGTCTACGGCTTCGACCGGGTGGGCCTGGGCGGCGCGGGCGTCACCCCCAAGGGCACCTGGAACGACTACGAGATCCGCGCGGAGGGACAGCACTTCACGATCCTGCGCGACGGCGTCGTCATCAACGAGTTCGACAACGTCGGCGGCCAGGTCTTCACCCCGCCCCGCGAGGGTGACCCCGGCACCGACGGCCGGCGCTATGCGACCGGGTACATCGGGCTCCAGGTGCACAGCACGTCGGACGTGATCTCGTACCGCGACGTCCGGATCAAGGAGTTGTAGGCGACGGGATCGTGGGGCCCTCATCGCCTCGGCGGTGGGGGCCCTTCTCCTGCCTCTCTGAACATCCGGCAACTCCCGTGCTACGTAAAGGCATTGTGGGTCATGGACTGTTCAAGCCGTTCCCGCGCGTTGGCCACATGTTCATCGCGCTCCCCTGACGCGTCCCGCCATGATGAGCGGAGAGTGATCGGCGGCCCGGCTTCCCGGCCGGGTCGGACCGACACTCCGCCGGAGCGCGCACCGCGCTCAAGAAGGGACGACCATGGCCGAGTTGACCCGCCGTAGAGTCCTGGGGTCGGCCGCGGGCGCGCTGAGTGGCGCCGCGGCTTTGTCCCTGCTGCCGCCGAGCGTCCAGAAGGCCGTCGCCGCCGGGCCGCCCAGGGGCGGTTCGCTGCGCGACATCGAGCATGTGGTCCTGCTGATGCAGGAGAACCGGTCGTTCGACCACTACTTCGGCACCCTCTCCGGGGTCCGGGGCTTCGCCGACCCGCGCGCCCTCCAACTGGACACCGGACGCAGCGTGTTCTACCAGCCCGACGCGGTGAACCCCAGGGGCTATCTGCTGCCCTTCCACCTCGACACCCACTCCTCCAGCGCCCAGGCCATCCCGTCCACCAGCCATGCCTGGTCCGTGCAGCACCAGGCGTGGAACAACGGCCGGATGGACCAGTGGCTGCCCGCCCACCGCGCGGCCGACGGTGTCAACGGCCCCTATGTGATGGGCTATTACACACGCGAGGACATCCCGTTCCAGTTCGCGCTCGCGGAGACGTTCACCATCTGCGACAACTACTTCTGCTCGGTGTTCGGGCCGACCTGGCCCAACCGGCTGATGTGGATGACCGGTTCGATCGACCCGGGCGGAGCCAAGGGCGGCCCGGTCATCAAGAACTCGGCCCCCAAGCCGTACGGGTGGACCACCTACGCCGAACGGCTCCAGGCGGCCGGGGTGAGCTGGAAGGTGTACCAGCAGGACGACGACTACGGCTGCAACATGCTGGAGCAGTTCGCCGCGTTCAAGAACGCCGTCCCCGGCTCCGAGCTGTACGAGCGCGGGGTCCGGCCGCAGCCCGAGGGCACCTTCGAGGACGACGCCCGCAACGACCGTCTGCCGGCGGTGTCCTGGATCATGCCGACCAGCCACCAGTCGGAGCACCCGGACTATCTCCCGGCGGCCGGCGCGGACTTCGTGGCCTCGAAGATCGAGGCGATCGCGTCCAACCCGAAGGTGTGGCGCAAGACCGCGTTCATCCTCAACTACGACGAGAACGACGGCCTGTTCGACCACGTCCCGCCGCCGGTACCGCCCGCCGGGACGCCGGACGAGTTCATCCAGGGGCTGCCCATCGGCGGTGGCTTCCGGGTGCCGGCCATCGTGATCTCGCCATGGACGGTGGGCGGCTGGGTCGCCACGGAAGCCTTCGACCACACCTCGGCGCTGCGGTTCCTGGAGCACTTCACCGGGGTCGACGAGCCCAACATCAGCGACTGGCGCCGCTCCACCTTCGGCGACCTCACCAGCGCCTTCCGCTTCCGCTCCGCCCGCCCCCGCCCGCCCCGCCTGCCCGATGACACGGCGGAGCAGCTCGAGAAGGCGAAGGAGGAGGTGGCCACGCTCCCGAAGCCGACCCTGCCGGGCGCGGACCAGACCTTCCCCCACCAGGAACACGGCCGCCGACCGCACGTGTGACCCGTCCGGGCCGGTGCCGTCCCTGGCACCGGCTCCCTCAGTACACCGGGTCGCCCGGGGCCACGCGGTGCGTCTCCAGCTCGCCGTCCGCCAGCAGTTCCTCGATGAGCGCCTGGCTGCCGCCCACACAGGTGCTG comes from the Streptomyces seoulensis genome and includes:
- a CDS encoding multicopper oxidase domain-containing protein, whose translation is MDRRTFGRRLLAGGVVAATGTATLSLASAPSAADPSPPTAPAGGQVRHLKLYAEKLPGGQLGYGLEKGKATVPGPLIELVEGDTLHIEFENLTDADASLHVHGVDYDIANDGTRMTGSHVEPGGTRTYTWRTHAPGRRKDGTWQAGSAGYWHYHDHVVGTDHGTGGIRKGLYGPVVVRRKGDLLPDKQFTIVFNDMTINNRTAGETPNFEATVGDRVEIVMITHGEYYHTFHMHGHRWADNRTGLLTGPDDPSRIVDNKITGPADSFGFQVIAGEHVGAGAWMYHCHVQSHSDMGMAGLFLVAKPDGTVPGHTGHHTAAHHAH
- a CDS encoding ThuA domain-containing protein; this translates as MQSAPHHRSRSRRAAAAALAAGALAASLLSGGGAATASPFPEPRASALPSPPGGRHVKVLVFHASATEESPTVDAGIEAVESIGLTGPQDQRFKTVATDDASVFTDDKRLGTFNAVVFLTGGGDVLDPEQEAGLEAYLKAGGGFLGIHDAARTEPYSDWFTGLIGARPAKTSPTTVQRATVEIPDRGHPATKSLPLEWKRPDKWFNWASNPTGTVHTVAKVRESSYRPGAGANGVDHPVSWCRDYSGGRSFYTGMGGTVESFAETDFRDHLRGALQWTTRLSRADCKATIDANYSAVRVTRPNHPGQQDQIGEPHGLVVAPDGRVLYIGRGGGTNEAPVVTDWNDPDIGKGLGQIHVYDPATKKVTLAGALTVFGNKGGGDELVKVEEGLLGIELDPAFESNGWVYLHYTPHSGLDRDKQVAERRVSRFMLDRATNKLDLTSEKVLLKWPVQVHSCCHAGGGMAWDSKGNLYIATGDNNSSGFSDGYSGNNPQPSYKGLSFADARRTAGNTHNLNGKILRIHPEPDGTYTLPEGNLFTGKEQDEGGGKTRGEIYVMGVRNPARISVDKKTDILYAGWVGPDAGAPSTTWGPAKYDTFAAITKAGNHGWPFCMGNKQPYRDRNLPDPTKPLGWYDCDAPKNESPNNDGLVNLPPVTGNTIWYSPQGGAPDFPRNAAGVPSYKNEEATYLLPWLKGGGQATMDGPVYRYDAAKAGAGAWPEYWDGKWFVGDFYDADNPRHAVLTDPKTVGKGGLPVTAESLKKIIPVGQGGIRNLMDWKFAPDGSLYVLDYGRGFFTSDSQSALWRVTYTGGAATPAAKDLARKAAQ
- a CDS encoding OmpL47-type beta-barrel domain-containing protein, with the translated sequence MLGLTSTAAYGRDGDRAAAAQTLTWTASSRTDQYASFPKTAVAGAATLVFENSTATGNDIGMPHTLTFDVSDPEYNHDVPVNILANPGDDSGGKHTVEVTLTPGRYRYFCSIPGHSQMQGILTVTEPGGEDTTAPTASAKVEGQQNADGAYVGSAKVTVSASDDASGVKSVEYAAGADGPWQAYTAPVVVDRVGSHTLRYRATDQAGNVAAEKSVTFSVVAPPTDDTTAPETSATVSGEKDADGNYLTMATVTVTASDTGSGVNTIEYALGADGAWQAYTAPVMVHAVGSHTVRYRATDKAGNAAAEKSVAFEVVAPPAEDTTAPETSATLSGTRNSNGAYVTSAKVTVNASDSASGVARVEYSLDGGPYLAYSAPVVVDRLGFHTVAYRATDKAGNTSAAKSVTFTVAQGGGVPAPNCPEYDERLTVIVGTVDTGVPNRLTRGRCTINELIEDEKDWSSQALFLKHVDGVLDRLLADGVIDQREFKKITKAAKQSKIGKPGQTQGYRDLFDGTQASLAKWEQVGGGQFALTGDGAITSSTTVPGMGMLWFPERKYGDFSLKLRFRDDAPGTGNANGGVFVRFPNVHNHPEESRPEWVAINYGHEIQILDSPTGDMYKTGSVYGFDRVGLGGAGVTPKGTWNDYEIRAEGQHFTILRDGVVINEFDNVGGQVFTPPREGDPGTDGRRYATGYIGLQVHSTSDVISYRDVRIKEL
- a CDS encoding alkaline phosphatase family protein, whose amino-acid sequence is MAELTRRRVLGSAAGALSGAAALSLLPPSVQKAVAAGPPRGGSLRDIEHVVLLMQENRSFDHYFGTLSGVRGFADPRALQLDTGRSVFYQPDAVNPRGYLLPFHLDTHSSSAQAIPSTSHAWSVQHQAWNNGRMDQWLPAHRAADGVNGPYVMGYYTREDIPFQFALAETFTICDNYFCSVFGPTWPNRLMWMTGSIDPGGAKGGPVIKNSAPKPYGWTTYAERLQAAGVSWKVYQQDDDYGCNMLEQFAAFKNAVPGSELYERGVRPQPEGTFEDDARNDRLPAVSWIMPTSHQSEHPDYLPAAGADFVASKIEAIASNPKVWRKTAFILNYDENDGLFDHVPPPVPPAGTPDEFIQGLPIGGGFRVPAIVISPWTVGGWVATEAFDHTSALRFLEHFTGVDEPNISDWRRSTFGDLTSAFRFRSARPRPPRLPDDTAEQLEKAKEEVATLPKPTLPGADQTFPHQEHGRRPHV